The Sporosarcina ureae genome includes a region encoding these proteins:
- a CDS encoding metallophosphoesterase, which yields MKKVRIAGLSVFLSATTMLTYMFALAHRNRVLTHTLHINSNPTNQLNVFFISDIHRRSIPQRLIDDLRTRSIDAVIVGGDVAEGGVPIERIERNMRLLASIGPIYYIFGNNDQEVGTENILRVMEQVGGKVLVNSTASIPNHPCFGICGLQDPNNGKVEIDLAVDSAKGYDHLILAVHNPSYFRKFEEKLHAELSLAGHTHGGQIRLGPWGMQDLGRFETTGNSAKLISNGYGTTMVPLRLGAKPECHVVEVHY from the coding sequence ATGAAAAAGGTTCGAATAGCGGGATTATCAGTTTTTTTGTCAGCGACAACCATGCTGACCTATATGTTTGCCTTAGCCCATCGGAATCGTGTGCTTACACACACGTTACATATTAATTCCAATCCAACTAATCAATTGAACGTGTTCTTTATTTCGGATATTCATAGGCGCAGTATTCCTCAACGGCTGATTGATGATTTACGTACGCGGTCTATTGATGCAGTGATCGTCGGTGGAGATGTGGCAGAAGGTGGTGTGCCAATTGAGCGAATCGAACGCAATATGCGTTTGCTCGCCTCAATAGGACCGATATATTATATTTTCGGCAATAATGACCAAGAAGTCGGTACAGAAAATATACTACGTGTAATGGAACAAGTTGGCGGAAAAGTGCTAGTCAACAGTACGGCATCGATACCGAACCACCCATGTTTCGGTATATGTGGGCTGCAAGATCCAAATAACGGAAAAGTAGAGATTGACCTGGCCGTGGATTCTGCAAAAGGATATGATCATCTCATACTCGCTGTACATAATCCTTCCTATTTCCGAAAGTTTGAAGAAAAGTTGCACGCGGAACTATCTCTTGCCGGCCATACACATGGAGGCCAGATCAGACTGGGGCCTTGGGGTATGCAAGACCTTGGTCGTTTCGAGACGACGGGGAATAGCGCGAAATTAATTAGTAATGGCTATGGAACGACGATGGTGCCGTTGCGTTTGGGTGCGAAACCCGAGTGTCATGTAGTGGAAGTTCATTACTAG
- a CDS encoding DUF2768 domain-containing protein, which produces MSSLDKMWLSFYAMGFMVISMGLIYLSRYKIKNRVVRILFAIIAYTLLITSFFAMVYLVFNGPTGGA; this is translated from the coding sequence TTGTCCTCGTTAGATAAAATGTGGCTATCTTTTTACGCAATGGGATTCATGGTGATTTCAATGGGCTTGATTTATTTGAGCCGCTATAAAATAAAAAACCGTGTAGTACGAATTCTATTTGCGATTATTGCCTATACACTATTAATTACATCGTTCTTCGCAATGGTCTATTTAGTATTCAACGGACCGACTGGAGGCGCCTAA
- a CDS encoding PepSY1/2 domain-containing protein: MKQMIFILTYACIVLGIYTFGTVRENEDLSIALNAQYSKSMTDASQKLGELEEAVNKSLLFEDQKSSAKEREDIWRLSSDIKSSISSLPVDQSFSTSWMNYLGRLGNFAKESTEQGDSDEYYGVMQRASENLNELTSEWQLATKDMFSKRMSMSNWEKKLRDSPDGQANWSKMGESVMEYTEAVFPLTASESDAEKKKELRNIKDKKITEDEAIQKFKKLLPSVSNDVIAAEKSRKGAPYPFYHIRFAENSSIGYIDVTEKGGHVLSYLVERRMGKPTVSYEELEKMADEFLRKADYTDLVLEEARENDTAWHFVYVRVDPENDAKVFSDPIHIKLAKDNGEVIGLNASEYIRKEQLKPQPIRTAEWHTFFRPDVTVMAQELAYVENSQMEQRLAHYLTIVSGEENVETYKILVDTETLEVITTEKQ, from the coding sequence ATGAAGCAAATGATTTTCATTCTGACCTATGCATGTATTGTATTGGGAATATATACGTTTGGAACGGTACGTGAAAATGAAGATTTATCGATTGCGTTGAATGCTCAATACTCGAAAAGTATGACGGATGCTTCGCAAAAACTTGGTGAGTTGGAAGAAGCAGTAAACAAGTCGTTACTCTTTGAAGATCAAAAAAGTTCTGCGAAGGAACGGGAAGATATTTGGCGACTATCCTCAGACATCAAATCATCTATTTCTTCACTTCCTGTAGACCAAAGTTTCTCTACTTCTTGGATGAATTACTTAGGCCGGTTAGGGAATTTCGCAAAGGAATCTACAGAACAAGGTGACTCAGATGAATATTATGGTGTGATGCAACGTGCTTCAGAAAATTTGAATGAATTGACAAGTGAATGGCAGTTGGCAACCAAAGATATGTTTTCAAAAAGAATGTCTATGAGCAACTGGGAGAAAAAATTACGTGACTCACCCGATGGTCAGGCGAATTGGTCGAAAATGGGCGAGTCAGTTATGGAATACACAGAAGCAGTATTTCCTTTAACAGCAAGTGAGTCTGATGCAGAAAAGAAAAAAGAGTTGCGTAATATTAAAGATAAGAAAATTACCGAGGATGAAGCGATTCAAAAGTTCAAAAAACTTCTACCGAGTGTATCGAATGATGTCATTGCAGCGGAAAAAAGTAGGAAAGGTGCACCATATCCGTTTTACCATATTCGTTTTGCTGAAAACTCTTCAATCGGCTATATAGACGTAACTGAAAAAGGTGGACATGTTCTGTCATATCTCGTGGAGCGCCGCATGGGCAAGCCAACCGTATCCTATGAAGAGCTAGAGAAAATGGCAGATGAGTTTTTACGGAAGGCGGATTATACAGATTTGGTTTTAGAAGAGGCTAGAGAAAATGATACCGCATGGCACTTTGTTTACGTTCGAGTGGATCCTGAGAATGACGCCAAAGTATTCTCAGACCCAATTCATATTAAATTAGCAAAAGACAATGGTGAAGTGATCGGTTTGAATGCGTCGGAATACATTCGTAAAGAACAGCTGAAACCACAGCCTATTCGAACAGCAGAGTGGCACACGTTCTTTAGACCGGATGTTACAGTAATGGCTCAAGAGCTTGCGTACGTGGAAAATAGTCAAATGGAGCAACGACTTGCGCATTATTTAACCATTGTTTCTGGAGAAGAAAATGTGGAAACGTACAAGATTCTCGTTGACACGGAAACGTTAGAAGTCATTACGACAGAAAAACAATAA
- the cmk gene encoding (d)CMP kinase produces the protein MTGGMRIAIDGPAAAGKSTIAKLVAKKLGYTYIDTGAMYRAITYKVLQSAIDPRNEEEITRLIAQTEIELQPGEQVQKVLLDGIDVTDAIRSHKVTTNVSAIAALTSVRELLVAKQRILAAESPVVMDGRDIGTAVLPEAELKVFMTASVEERAKRRLLEEQKRGMKSDYETLKREISERDQADTQRKISPLKKAEDAIIIDTTGKTIEEVTNSIVEYAEKRLSK, from the coding sequence ATGACAGGTGGAATGAGAATCGCAATTGATGGACCTGCAGCAGCAGGTAAAAGTACAATTGCTAAATTAGTTGCTAAAAAATTAGGATATACGTATATCGATACAGGAGCTATGTATCGTGCGATTACTTACAAAGTACTTCAAAGCGCCATCGATCCACGCAATGAAGAAGAAATCACGCGGTTGATTGCACAAACAGAAATCGAATTGCAACCGGGTGAACAAGTGCAAAAAGTTTTGCTAGACGGTATAGACGTAACCGATGCGATACGTTCGCATAAAGTAACGACTAATGTTTCAGCGATAGCGGCTTTGACATCTGTTCGTGAACTTTTGGTCGCTAAACAGCGAATTCTGGCAGCGGAATCACCTGTAGTAATGGATGGCAGGGATATAGGGACTGCCGTCTTGCCTGAAGCGGAGTTGAAAGTATTCATGACAGCTTCCGTGGAAGAGCGTGCAAAGCGTCGCTTACTAGAAGAGCAGAAGCGTGGAATGAAGTCGGATTATGAAACATTGAAAAGAGAAATCAGTGAGAGAGATCAAGCGGACACTCAACGTAAAATTTCTCCATTAAAAAAAGCAGAAGATGCGATTATAATTGACACAACAGGGAAAACAATAGAAGAAGTGACGAATAGTATTGTCGAATATGCCGAAAAGAGGTTATCTAAATGA
- the rpsA gene encoding 30S ribosomal protein S1, which translates to MTEEMNMDEVKEYGEGAHVTGVVTKVEEKSVTVEIAGAPFDGVIPISELSSLHIEKAADAVSVGDELELAITKVEDEAYVLSKRQVDAENAWDSLEEKFESGEIIETEVKDVVKGGLVVDLGVRGFIPASLVEDHFVESFDDYKGRTMTFKIVEMDKEKNRLILSHRAVVQAQNEQKKEAALSEIQEGDILDGTVQRIASFGAFVDIGGVDGLVHISQISHGHIESVSDVLKEGDEIQVKVLSVDRDAERVSLSIKDTLPGPWENIEEKAEVGSVLDGTVKRLVAYGAFVEILPGVEGLVHISRIAHEHIGTPQEVLEEGQSIQVKVLDVNPQEKRISLSIKDLVEKPQEAREENFSYEMPEETTGFSLGDVIGDQLKKFQK; encoded by the coding sequence ATGACTGAAGAGATGAATATGGATGAAGTTAAAGAATACGGTGAAGGTGCACACGTAACGGGTGTAGTAACAAAGGTTGAAGAGAAATCGGTGACGGTTGAAATCGCCGGTGCTCCTTTTGACGGTGTGATTCCGATCAGTGAACTTTCTAGCTTGCATATTGAAAAAGCAGCAGATGCAGTCTCAGTCGGTGACGAATTAGAATTGGCGATTACCAAAGTGGAAGACGAGGCGTATGTCTTGTCCAAGCGCCAAGTAGATGCAGAAAATGCATGGGATTCATTAGAAGAGAAGTTTGAAAGCGGTGAAATCATCGAAACAGAAGTAAAGGACGTAGTAAAAGGCGGACTCGTTGTCGACCTTGGTGTTCGCGGATTTATTCCAGCTTCTTTAGTAGAAGATCACTTTGTAGAATCATTTGATGACTATAAAGGACGTACGATGACATTTAAAATTGTTGAAATGGATAAAGAAAAGAACCGGTTAATCTTGTCTCACCGTGCGGTTGTCCAAGCGCAGAACGAGCAGAAAAAAGAAGCTGCACTTTCTGAAATTCAAGAAGGTGACATTCTAGATGGTACAGTACAACGTATCGCTTCTTTCGGTGCATTCGTTGATATCGGCGGGGTAGACGGTTTGGTACACATTTCGCAAATTTCACACGGACATATTGAGAGTGTGTCGGACGTGTTGAAAGAAGGAGACGAAATCCAAGTCAAAGTATTGTCTGTCGACCGTGATGCGGAGCGCGTATCTCTATCCATTAAAGATACATTGCCTGGACCATGGGAAAATATCGAAGAAAAGGCAGAGGTCGGCTCTGTACTGGATGGCACGGTGAAACGTCTTGTAGCCTATGGCGCATTCGTTGAGATCTTGCCTGGCGTGGAAGGACTCGTTCACATTTCACGTATTGCACATGAGCATATCGGTACACCACAAGAAGTCCTTGAAGAAGGACAGTCTATACAAGTCAAAGTATTAGACGTAAATCCACAAGAAAAACGTATTTCATTGAGCATTAAAGATCTTGTTGAAAAGCCTCAAGAAGCACGTGAAGAAAACTTTAGTTATGAAATGCCTGAAGAAACAACTGGCTTCTCTTTAGGAGATGTGATTGGTGATCAACTGAAGAAATTCCAAAAATAA
- a CDS encoding NAD(P)H-dependent glycerol-3-phosphate dehydrogenase — MEKVSIFGAGSWGTALAVVLAENGHNSLIWTRRAEQADEIHNQHTNNRYLPDVKLPDNLSSTSELQVAVQHAKTIILAVPTVAMRETCRHIQKFLTEPAIFVHVSKGIDPDSLERISEIIADEIDETLRDAIVVLSGPSHAEEVVRRHPTTVAVASSNMEAAEQIQDLFMSNYFRVYTNKDVIGVELGGALKNVIALAAGISDGLGYGDNAKAALITRGLAEITRLGVKMGADQQTFSGLTGLGDLVVTCTSVHSRNWRAGNLLGKGQSLERVTEEMGMVIEGVRTTKASFQLAQQFDVNMPLTEALYSILFGGVPPKQAVDQLMTRGKKQEIDTFFGI, encoded by the coding sequence ATGGAGAAAGTCTCTATATTCGGTGCAGGCAGTTGGGGAACCGCACTCGCTGTCGTGCTGGCTGAAAATGGACATAACAGCTTAATTTGGACAAGACGTGCAGAACAAGCGGATGAAATCCATAATCAGCACACGAACAACCGGTATTTGCCAGATGTGAAACTGCCCGATAACCTTAGCTCTACTAGTGAACTACAGGTAGCGGTCCAGCATGCAAAAACGATCATACTGGCCGTACCGACCGTTGCGATGCGTGAGACGTGTCGCCATATACAGAAATTCCTAACCGAACCGGCTATATTTGTCCATGTCTCCAAAGGAATTGATCCGGATTCATTGGAACGGATATCTGAAATTATTGCAGACGAAATTGATGAAACATTACGCGATGCTATTGTAGTGCTGTCTGGACCGAGTCACGCGGAGGAAGTCGTACGTCGACATCCTACGACGGTGGCGGTGGCTTCGAGCAACATGGAAGCGGCAGAACAAATACAAGATTTATTCATGAGCAATTATTTCCGTGTCTATACGAATAAAGATGTAATCGGCGTGGAGCTTGGCGGAGCATTGAAAAATGTCATCGCTTTAGCTGCTGGAATTTCTGATGGTCTTGGATACGGTGATAATGCAAAGGCTGCTCTTATTACAAGAGGTCTAGCAGAAATCACGCGTCTGGGTGTCAAAATGGGTGCGGATCAACAAACATTTTCCGGATTGACGGGACTTGGTGACTTGGTCGTTACATGTACAAGTGTCCACTCGAGAAACTGGCGCGCAGGCAACTTACTTGGGAAAGGCCAGTCTTTAGAAAGAGTGACCGAAGAAATGGGTATGGTCATAGAAGGTGTGCGTACCACAAAGGCTTCGTTTCAGTTGGCGCAACAGTTTGATGTCAACATGCCGTTGACAGAAGCCTTATATTCCATACTATTTGGAGGCGTTCCACCTAAACAAGCTGTGGATCAATTAATGACCCGTGGTAAGAAACAGGAAATTGATACATTTTTCGGTATTTAA
- the sleB gene encoding spore cortex-lytic enzyme — MKRTTKRFLFLFLAGIMVFSIFVSHSEAFSGRDLAKGAKGDDVIELQARLQYIGFYHGEIDGNFGFGTYWALRNFQEQYGLPLDGIAGKGTKKKLQGISDYDEKYVKGQIAKGNQFTYYGGQSLESQVKKGSAPHKQSQTQMQAPPKYTDQDINLLANAVYGESRGEPYEGQVAVAAVILNRVEHPDFPDSIGGVIFQPGAFTAVADGQIWLTPNERAKEAVIDAINGWDPSENAIYYFNPITATSKWIWSRPQIKKIGLHIFCD; from the coding sequence ATGAAGCGAACTACAAAACGCTTCCTATTTTTATTCCTGGCAGGCATCATGGTGTTTTCTATCTTTGTGAGTCATAGTGAAGCATTCAGCGGACGTGACTTGGCTAAAGGTGCAAAAGGAGACGATGTCATTGAGTTGCAAGCAAGGCTCCAATATATTGGTTTCTATCATGGAGAGATTGATGGCAATTTTGGATTTGGAACTTACTGGGCGTTACGCAATTTCCAAGAGCAATACGGCCTACCGCTTGACGGGATTGCAGGAAAAGGAACCAAGAAGAAGTTGCAAGGAATTTCTGATTACGATGAAAAGTATGTAAAGGGACAGATAGCGAAAGGGAACCAATTTACCTATTACGGTGGTCAGTCGCTGGAATCGCAAGTGAAAAAGGGGAGTGCACCACACAAGCAGTCGCAAACCCAAATGCAAGCACCGCCTAAATATACCGATCAGGATATTAATTTATTGGCCAATGCAGTGTATGGTGAATCTCGTGGAGAGCCATACGAAGGACAAGTGGCGGTAGCGGCAGTTATTTTAAACCGTGTCGAACATCCAGATTTTCCTGATTCAATTGGTGGCGTTATCTTTCAACCAGGAGCGTTTACTGCGGTTGCAGACGGACAGATTTGGCTAACTCCAAATGAACGCGCGAAAGAAGCGGTAATCGATGCAATCAACGGCTGGGATCCTTCAGAAAATGCAATTTACTATTTCAATCCAATCACGGCTACTAGTAAATGGATTTGGTCGAGACCGCAAATAAAGAAAATCGGTTTACACATATTTTGTGACTAA
- the prsW gene encoding glutamic-type intramembrane protease PrsW, translating into MFILLTVAIAPALALFSYLYLRKQIAKEPSKSLFHAFIYGAIMTFPILFIQHVFEEEHVFNNEFFRNVLFTSSLEEFFKWIIIFIFVYKTIEFEDAYDGILYGASVSLGFATVENILYLLSFGLDTAFIRALLPVSSHALFGIVMGYYFGKAKFSAASEKAKWIAIAFLAPFLLHVFYNSILFTYDDWLYLMIPFMLFLWWFGLTRVKYAHTFAMQQFRKRNQSNF; encoded by the coding sequence ATGTTTATTTTACTGACAGTCGCAATAGCGCCGGCGCTGGCACTTTTCAGTTATTTATATTTACGTAAACAAATTGCTAAGGAGCCATCCAAGTCGCTATTCCATGCATTCATTTACGGTGCAATCATGACATTTCCTATTTTATTTATTCAGCATGTATTTGAAGAAGAGCATGTATTTAATAATGAGTTTTTCCGCAATGTATTATTTACGAGCAGTTTAGAAGAATTTTTTAAATGGATCATTATTTTTATTTTCGTATATAAAACCATTGAATTTGAAGATGCCTATGATGGGATTTTGTATGGAGCGAGTGTATCGCTTGGATTCGCCACAGTAGAAAACATTTTATATCTACTGTCTTTCGGTTTGGATACGGCATTTATTCGTGCATTACTCCCTGTTTCCAGTCACGCATTATTTGGTATTGTCATGGGGTATTATTTTGGTAAAGCTAAGTTTTCTGCTGCGTCAGAAAAAGCGAAATGGATTGCCATTGCATTTTTGGCGCCATTCTTGCTTCATGTATTCTACAATTCGATTTTATTTACCTATGATGATTGGCTATATTTAATGATTCCTTTTATGTTGTTCCTTTGGTGGTTCGGGCTGACGCGAGTGAAGTACGCGCACACTTTTGCGATGCAGCAATTTAGAAAAAGAAATCAATCAAACTTTTAG
- a CDS encoding flagellar brake protein, with amino-acid sequence MRLSIGTVLTLEKDYTEESEKFKCRVVDIEDEGHFMMDYPINMMTGKTAFFIDGTQLLVTFVDQYKMSYAFRTEVHSRVNQTIPMLKLKYPGDQHLIKIQRREFVRVETSLDVALQADSASLQLVSLDLSAGGLAVNMKDHDYFTQNTEVTLLIVLYFSKTEIKYVSCKAKVVRNWESEKRRLSSFMFEEIDDKDRQHIIRYCFERQLELRNS; translated from the coding sequence ATGAGACTAAGTATCGGGACAGTATTAACATTAGAAAAAGATTATACCGAGGAATCGGAGAAATTTAAATGCCGCGTCGTCGATATTGAAGATGAAGGGCATTTCATGATGGATTACCCGATCAACATGATGACGGGCAAGACAGCATTCTTTATAGATGGTACACAGCTTCTCGTTACATTCGTAGATCAGTATAAGATGTCCTATGCATTTCGTACAGAGGTGCATAGCCGAGTTAACCAAACGATACCGATGCTTAAACTTAAATATCCTGGTGATCAGCATCTGATAAAAATCCAAAGAAGAGAATTTGTTCGTGTTGAAACGTCTTTGGACGTGGCATTACAAGCAGATTCCGCATCGTTGCAATTGGTATCGTTAGATCTCAGCGCTGGCGGATTAGCAGTCAATATGAAAGACCATGACTACTTCACGCAAAATACAGAAGTGACATTATTGATCGTATTGTATTTCTCGAAAACAGAAATCAAATATGTTTCATGTAAAGCGAAAGTAGTCAGAAACTGGGAAAGCGAAAAGCGTAGATTGAGCTCTTTCATGTTTGAAGAAATAGACGACAAAGATCGACAACACATTATTCGCTATTGTTTTGAGCGACAGTTAGAATTACGAAATAGCTAA
- a CDS encoding YpdA family putative bacillithiol disulfide reductase: MNSVDAVIVGGGPCGLSAAIELQNIGLSVVVIEKGNIVHSIYNYPTHQTFFSSSMKLSIGKTPFITAIDKPKRNDALVYYRTVAQIENLQINSHERVEDVDQQHDRFVVTTNKAVYDAKYVVVATGYYDQPNRLDVEGENLPTVYHYFKEAHPYFNKKVTVIGGKNSAVDAALELQRAGAHVTVVYRNDTYSKSVKPWILPGFDSLVRNGQIDMHFNACVTKITEKAVTVNQQGTTFDLESDYVFAMIGYHPDHAFLRKIGIEVDEQSGRPVFNEDTMETNVTNLFIAGVIAAGNNANEIFIENGRFHGGMIAKYIAQNK; the protein is encoded by the coding sequence ATGAATTCTGTAGATGCAGTAATTGTCGGTGGCGGTCCGTGTGGCTTGTCAGCGGCAATCGAATTGCAAAATATAGGTTTGTCGGTAGTGGTGATCGAAAAAGGAAATATCGTGCATTCAATTTATAACTATCCGACTCACCAAACATTTTTTAGTTCCAGTATGAAATTATCGATTGGCAAGACGCCATTCATTACAGCTATCGATAAGCCAAAGCGTAATGACGCCTTAGTTTATTATAGAACTGTTGCGCAAATCGAAAACTTGCAGATCAACAGTCACGAGCGAGTGGAAGATGTAGATCAACAGCATGATCGATTTGTCGTAACAACGAATAAAGCGGTCTATGATGCGAAATATGTCGTAGTGGCGACAGGTTATTATGACCAACCCAATCGTTTAGATGTCGAAGGAGAGAATTTGCCTACTGTTTACCATTACTTCAAAGAAGCACATCCGTACTTCAATAAAAAAGTAACAGTCATTGGTGGGAAAAACTCCGCTGTCGACGCAGCGCTGGAGTTACAGCGTGCAGGTGCGCATGTAACTGTTGTCTATCGAAATGATACGTACTCCAAAAGCGTGAAACCTTGGATATTGCCGGGCTTTGATAGTTTAGTGCGTAACGGTCAAATCGATATGCACTTTAACGCGTGTGTAACGAAGATTACAGAAAAAGCGGTCACTGTCAATCAGCAAGGGACAACATTTGATCTTGAAAGCGACTATGTCTTTGCGATGATTGGTTATCACCCGGATCATGCCTTTTTACGTAAAATAGGTATTGAAGTAGATGAACAATCTGGACGACCTGTCTTCAATGAAGATACGATGGAAACGAACGTGACTAATTTATTCATTGCTGGTGTTATTGCAGCAGGTAATAATGCGAACGAAATCTTTATCGAAAATGGGCGTTTCCATGGTGGAATGATTGCGAAATATATTGCGCAAAATAAGTGA
- a CDS encoding lysophospholipid acyltransferase family protein, with the protein MNLYPLGKFLISTVCFPLYRIKVIGKENFPKQGGVLLCTNHIDNLDPPIVGITCPRTVHFMAKEELFDKPVLKTLLPKVQAYPVKRGMSDREAFRKTIKLLREDKVVGLFPEGTRSKTGEIGKGLAGAGFFALKGGEAKVVPCAIIGPYKAFSQLKVVYGEAMDMTPYRERKASAEEVTEAIMAEISKLIEQYK; encoded by the coding sequence ATGAATTTATATCCACTAGGCAAATTTTTGATTAGTACTGTTTGTTTTCCACTTTATCGAATTAAGGTAATCGGCAAAGAAAATTTCCCGAAACAAGGCGGCGTGCTCTTATGTACAAATCATATAGATAATTTAGATCCGCCTATTGTCGGTATTACATGTCCGAGAACGGTTCACTTTATGGCCAAAGAGGAGTTATTTGATAAGCCGGTTCTTAAAACGTTGTTACCAAAAGTTCAAGCATATCCTGTAAAACGCGGCATGAGTGACCGGGAAGCATTCCGTAAAACCATTAAACTATTACGCGAAGACAAAGTGGTAGGTCTCTTCCCAGAAGGAACTAGAAGCAAAACGGGAGAGATTGGAAAAGGTTTGGCGGGCGCTGGATTCTTTGCGTTAAAAGGTGGAGAGGCGAAAGTCGTCCCTTGTGCAATTATTGGACCGTATAAAGCCTTTTCTCAATTGAAGGTCGTGTATGGAGAAGCGATGGATATGACGCCATATCGTGAAAGAAAAGCTTCTGCTGAAGAGGTAACAGAGGCCATTATGGCAGAGATATCCAAGTTAATAGAACAGTACAAATAA
- the der gene encoding ribosome biogenesis GTPase Der: MKKPTVAIVGRPNVGKSTIFNRIVGERISIVEDVAGVTRDRIYSAAEWLNYEFNLIDTGGIELSNEPLLDQIRMQAEIAIEEADVIIFLTNGRDGVTDSDEQVARMLYKTNKPVVLAVNKVDNPEMRDMIYDFYSLGFGEPYPLSGSHGLGLGDLLDAVAESFKDMNLEEEEDDSIKFCLIGRPNVGKSSLVNALLGEDRVIVSDIAGTTTDAIDSTKVVDGQEFKIIDTAGMRKKGKVYENTEKYSVLRALKAIDRSDVVLIVMNAEEGIREQDKRVAGFAEEAGKGVMFVVNKWDTLEKNDKTMNKFIDEIRDQFRFLDYAPIFFVSAKTKQRVHTLFSNIQLISENHAMRIQSSVLNEVVEDAVARNPAPSDKGRRLRIYYATQVAVKPPTFVVFVNEPELMHFSYERFLQNRLREAFGFEGTPIRLITRARS; encoded by the coding sequence ATGAAAAAACCAACAGTAGCAATCGTAGGAAGACCAAACGTCGGTAAGTCGACAATCTTTAACCGGATCGTAGGCGAACGTATTTCGATCGTAGAAGACGTTGCCGGTGTAACGCGAGATCGTATATACAGCGCAGCAGAATGGTTGAATTATGAATTTAACTTAATCGATACAGGCGGTATTGAACTAAGTAATGAGCCATTACTTGATCAAATCCGTATGCAAGCTGAAATCGCCATTGAAGAAGCGGACGTCATCATCTTCTTGACGAATGGTCGAGATGGTGTGACAGATTCAGATGAACAAGTCGCACGTATGCTGTATAAAACGAACAAGCCAGTCGTATTGGCTGTAAATAAAGTGGATAACCCAGAGATGAGAGATATGATTTACGATTTCTACTCACTTGGATTTGGCGAACCATATCCGCTGTCCGGATCACACGGCTTAGGCCTTGGTGATTTATTGGACGCAGTCGCAGAGAGCTTTAAAGATATGAACTTGGAAGAAGAGGAAGACGATTCCATCAAGTTCTGTTTAATTGGACGTCCGAATGTCGGAAAGTCGTCACTTGTTAACGCATTACTTGGTGAAGATCGGGTCATCGTCAGCGATATCGCTGGAACGACAACAGATGCGATTGACTCTACAAAAGTAGTAGACGGGCAAGAATTTAAAATTATCGATACTGCGGGGATGCGTAAAAAAGGGAAAGTGTACGAAAACACAGAGAAATACAGTGTACTACGTGCTTTAAAAGCAATTGATCGCTCTGACGTTGTGTTGATTGTCATGAATGCAGAAGAAGGTATTCGTGAGCAGGACAAGCGTGTAGCTGGCTTTGCGGAAGAAGCGGGAAAAGGCGTCATGTTTGTTGTCAACAAGTGGGATACGCTTGAGAAAAATGATAAGACGATGAATAAATTTATCGATGAAATTCGTGATCAGTTTAGATTTCTAGACTATGCACCTATTTTCTTTGTTTCAGCTAAAACGAAGCAACGTGTGCATACGTTATTCTCCAATATCCAATTGATTAGCGAAAATCATGCGATGCGCATTCAGTCAAGTGTCTTGAATGAGGTAGTAGAAGATGCTGTAGCTAGAAATCCTGCACCTTCAGATAAAGGACGTCGTTTGCGGATTTACTATGCAACACAAGTTGCTGTGAAGCCACCGACATTCGTGGTTTTTGTCAACGAACCAGAACTTATGCACTTTTCTTATGAACGCTTTTTACAGAACAGATTACGTGAAGCCTTTGGATTTGAAGGCACACCAATCCGCTTGATCACAAGAGCGAGAAGCTAA